The genomic window TCATCATATAAACTCGAAGTTCCAAAGAATCAATTGCTTAGCTGAAATGAGCCATTATTCGGTTATAGGGTTCAGTTCAACAACAAACAAGTCTGACATTTGTAGTGTTGTATAAGGCAAATCAAATTGATCAAACACCTATAGAAATATTGTGCATGGGCTACTATTGGCTTCAGTAATTGACGCTGAAAATGAATCCTCCAATGATAACAGCTAACTTCCGTAACTGAGTCTTTTTTCCGTTTATGTAACTGAGTCTTTTTTCCGTTTAACTCCTGTTGACATTACAAGTTCTAAAGGAATAACCAAGGATATCAAGATGTGCCTCAGAAAGACTATGTACACAACCATATACCAGTGATTCAACGATGTCATACTATATATGATGCACCAAAAAAGAATAGGCAAACAAAATGCTTGAATATCATTGACAATAACAAAGTTGTCACAAGGAGAGGACAAAACTGGACATTAATTGCAGTGATACAGTCACACAGACAAGAACAATAAAGGACATCATACGAGAAATTTATTAGAATATTTTCATCAACAAGAATGTAAATAGTGTGTGATGGGAGAAGAAACATGGAGACAGTAAGCAAGCGCTGCAAAACTGTACCGGGGTAATGCTCCAAATATGATTTGCCCATCTCTTCCGCAGGATATGATTTTGTATCACTGCGGACCTGCCGCAGCTTCATTAACGGAGTACGGATAGTAACTGTCTCAAACAATCTATAATACTCCTTCGGAGCAACTGGCTTTGTAAGAGCCTTGATCAACCTTCGCTTGAAATCTGAATCTGGCCTTCGTGTTATATGTGTAGGCCATATAATACCTTCCTTTTCTACTTTCCCCCCCTGTGTCAGATGAATAGGAAGGAAGCACAAATCAGATGCAACAAGTATGTCAAACATCATCTCTTTTAGAAGAATACATAaatcaagatatatatatatatatttcttcaaacAACTTGAATGAGACATTTCGATCCATGTTCTGAAAGTAAGTTGAGAAAGGCGCACGTTATTCTTaaaaggattttttttatttttaatcttttttCTAAAACAAATTCCAAATGTAACACCGTTGCTTTTTTATTTTCAATCTAACCcttttggccgcgcctaagtCCGTGGCGCGGCCAAAACATGTTGCCGCGCCACATGCATCGACGTGGCACGATCTGCCATGTCGAACAACGATTTCCACGTGGAAATCTTTAGCCGCGCCACTCCCGTTGGCGTGGCAGCACTGTAGCGCCGCGCCAACCAGACTGACGTGGCAAGGTGCAACttagaaaaattgtatctttttcataTGATCTTGGATGAAGATGGTTTTTGTATGAAAATTGTAaccctcgacgagatctacaacttcctAGTTTTGATGTTTTCAGTTTGAGGTCactaagatgctcaaaaaaattaaacaaaatttcagcagtatattaatcgcgtataAGTGCTTGTCGCCTTGGAAAAATCGTATCTCccttatatggtgtcaaatgaagatattttctatatgaaagttgtagcactcgacgagatctataattttcttgTTTTGAGTTTTATAATTTGAGGTCATTAATATGcataaaaaaattaaacaaaatttTAGCAGTATATTAATCACGTACAAGTGTTGATCGCTTTGGAAAAATCGTACCTCTAATATATAGTGTCAGATGATATACTAgctatatgaaaattatagctctcaatgagatctacacctttatagttttgagttttttaatttgaCATCATTAAGATACTCACAAAAATTAAATAAAGTTTCAACTGTGTATTAATCACGTACAAGTGTTTATCGCCTCGGAAAAATCGTATCTcatggtgtcaaatgaagatactttctATATTAATCACTGTACGTGCTTAGTCACGTTCAGTGCTGTGCCACGCCACGAACTTAGACATGGCCAAACGGGTTAGATTTGAAAGTAAAAAAACAACGACGTTAGATTTGAAATTTGTTTTTAAAAAAaggttaaaaataataaaaaaatttgtTAAAAGAAACGTACTGGGCTAAATATCTGATATAGCTCCTGGCACAGTCCGCTGAGGACAAAAATGAGATCCCAGGAGGAACTAtagtttttcattaagaagagaaaTAAACATCCAGATTCAGTCCACGACGGGACTTAAACTTGAGTGATTGGGTGCATTGTCACACCTATCACCCAACCAACCAGTACAGTTCGCTGAGAAGTATGTACAGAAATGGAAATTCTTTACGCTAATAGATACTGTATAATAGATACTGTATAAATTTTttatttctctcataacaaatcagtttCAGCCAGCTTTAATATCAGCCAAACACCAAACTGACAACGACACGCAATTGTAAGTATCAGAGTTTCTCACCGAATTAGTAGGGTGTCCTGCACGACGGCCATCGCTTGAGCTCGCCTCCCGATACgcgcccttcagcgtgtttgcaTCCGACAGCCCCTCATCTCCGCCATCGTTCACCTCACGCCGTGGCGATGGATTCGCACGCCAATCGCACGCGTACTGCTCCGGAACAACTGTCGCCGGAGCACCGGAGGCGACCTCATCGCACCCCGCGGCAACACCGACCCCTTCCCCCGGCGAAGCAAAGGCCGCTTCTTCCCCCCGCTGCGAATCCTTCTCCCCCAGAGAGCCCGCCGCAACCGGCTCATCGTAGTTGACGACGACGCCCCCGATCTCGAGGACCAATTGGCCATCCACAAGGCTCGAGTGCTGCAGGAAGAGGCGGTAGTCCTCGTCGACGTCGTCGAGAGAATCGTACCACGCGGGTGCCGTCTCCAACGACGCCGACTCCGACGATTCCCTCTCCTCCACCGCGCGGCGGTTGCTGCTGAGGCGGCCCGGGGAGGGATCGGAGACGCACTCGCCGTCGGAGGAGCTGGCGAGCGGGGCCTCGTACTTGAGGAGCGAGGCCGGGGAGTCGCCGTGGGCCGGGAGCTCGAGGGTGTAGGAGTCGCCGTCGAGGCGGATGTGCTCGAGGAAATAGAGGTAGTCCGGGTCGGCGTCGCCGGCGGGGAGGTCGCCCCCGGCGAACGGGGAGCGGAGGACCGGCATGGGTTGGGGGCCTTGGGGGCGCAGAGGGTTTTAGTGGGCTCGACGCATCTCGGCGGTCTGGCCTCGTGGCAGCTGGGAGCGGCTGGCTTTATAGGCCTCGGCTCGCCGAATATGtgttgaaattggctgaaaaaaaacggtgagagaaaaatattatttcggttaaaaaaaaaactgaacaaGTTGTATATGGAGTAAGTCGAACGGGGCCATAGGCTGGGTGTCGTAACTCCTGTGGGCTCTCCTGTTTTTCGGCCACacaagactgtctccaacgatgAATCATATGGACATATAAATCTAAAATAGATAGCAAGAGACTTAAAATCAGCATTCAACAGAGTATAGATCTATTTTGGGCTGCCTGAGAGGCACAACTTAAATATGGTCATCATCTCTCCTggaaactcatttgcagaaatgattctcttttaggtcTTGTCGTTGAAGAAGATGccaaataggtattgaaccttttgcctgtagcgctatccAAATGATGAATGGGTCTTGTATGTTGGGTGTTGTCGTTGGAGATAGCCTAATCAGTTGTGGCAGAATCGAAACACTGTAATTCCCAAGCTGGGCCGAACGACCATGATTCTCCGGCCCATGGTACTTTTGTCTCTGCAAGTACGCCTATGCCGGGCTGAAAGTAATTCACAGGTTTCTCCGGAAGACAAACATGATTCTTTTTTTAGTTCACTAGTTTAGtccccgtgcgttgctacgggagcTAAAGATTAGAGCAATGCATACAATTAACAGACTTAAACAAAATTGTCAAAATGATAGATTATTAGATTATGTGATTAAGTTACAAAAGCTCAAGCCGTTTCTATGTACCCACCTTTTATGCAAACAGATAGATGACTTCGGATCAAACCGTAGCAACCAACCACGACATTATGTACTCACAGCTCAAGAAAAGCCAAATTGGTCTAGTGCTCAGCTTAACTTGCTTCAACCACTAAACAAAATGCTTGTGGGAGGCCGAAGAAACCACTGTCAACTGCAAATGTATGTGCCATAATTTCTTGTCAAAACAGACACCAGGTGAATGTTACTCAAAGGAGATAGCTCACATGAAACAACCCAGCACTCCATTTATCGTCCACATCTTTTGCTTAAGCAAATGCTCTGAAATTTGGTTGAAAAATAACATCGAAGTAGCAAAATAGTCTGCTCACGACCAACCAAACCAACCTATACCTTCTAAGAGATTTGTCAAACCCGAGACAGTCTATACCTGCTCCAAACTCAACATCCTGAGCAAGCACCTCCCCTCTGGCCTGGTTATAGGATATTGCTGTTGTCATCGAAAGGTCCACTGTTACACCCTCATCACTTCCTCCACTTCCTCAGCTGTGAAGTCGTTCTTGAACTTTTCACGGTTGTCCTCTGGAGTCTTCCCCTTCATCATGTCTGTGACGCTCAGGCAGGTCAGGTTCAGCAGGCCCcttgatgtccaggtagtttgcAGCCTGCGAAGACCAATTACATGTTAAGTATTTTTGTCTCGTGAATGTGACAGTCACGCAAACTATTCAGTGACTTTATGATCTATGGCGGTACACAATACAGTCGTACAATGTATTTATTTCTTAACTCCTATGGGCTCTCGTTTTTATTTAGGCCATATAATCAATCGAAACACTGTAGTTCCCAAGCCGGGCCGAACGACCATGATTCTCCGGCCCATGGTACTTTCGTCTCTGCTAGTACGTCTATACCGGGCTAAAAGTAATTCACGGTTTCTCCCGGAAGGCAAATATGATTTCATGGCGTTGATAGAATCGAAACCCTAGCTCGCCCGCGGCGCCACCTTCTtcccctgccccccccccccctcgccgccgccaccaaCACCATGGCCGGAGCTCCCCCGTCCCGACCTGGCCCGACCGCCCCTGCCGCCGCCAACTCCCCTAAACCGCCCATCGACCATCCCCACCGCCTGGCCTACCTGCCTCCCCCGGCCGGCAATTCTATAGCCCATCGAAGTTCAAAAGAGATGATAGGGAGAGCTTGCCTAGCTCGCCGGGgttggaggaagagagagaggagagaggaggaggaggcctaccTGGCGCGGATCGACCtccaccgtcgtcgtcgccgccgccgtatCCAGcggatccgccatggccggcgcgggCGTGGTCGCGGGGGAGGCGTTGGGGCGCGGGCGAGGGAGAGGAGTGCGTCGGTTGCCGGTGAAAGAGAGAGAGCACGAGCGAGCAAGAGAGTACGGGTGGGGAAAGGATAAGGTGCATCGGGGGCTCGGGGTGTGCGGGCGTTGGGACTGCAGGCGCACGCCCGAAATTAGTATTCCCGATTATGTTTTTAGACCATTCATTCCTAAACTGCCAGTACTAAGTGAATTCATCCTTAGGTCGAAGTCCATTCTTATCTTGGCAAATCACATGGttttgtttactttgtggctaggATCAATGCTGTTGATGACTTTTCTTTTCTATAGAAAAATAGTAGTGCAGTGATACTCTTGGTCCTTGTCAACGATGAAGGGAAGCGGGGCTGGCAGCCTGGCTCCCATAGTACGCCTCCTTAATTAGATTTCCATAATCTAATTAGTTAATAATATGTT from Miscanthus floridulus cultivar M001 chromosome 11, ASM1932011v1, whole genome shotgun sequence includes these protein-coding regions:
- the LOC136493419 gene encoding uncharacterized protein; its protein translation is MPVLRSPFAGGDLPAGDADPDYLYFLEHIRLDGDSYTLELPAHGDSPASLLKYEAPLASSSDGECVSDPSPGRLSSNRRAVEERESSESASLETAPAWYDSLDDVDEDYRLFLQHSSLVDGQLVLEIGGVVVNYDEPVAAGSLGEKDSQRGEEAAFASPGEGVGVAAGCDEVASGAPATVVPEQYACDWRANPSPRREVNDGGDEGLSDANTLKGAYREASSSDGRRAGHPTNSGGKVEKEGIIWPTHITRRPDSDFKRRLIKALTKPVAPKEYYRLFETVTIRTPLMKLRQVRSDTKSYPAEEMGKSYLEHYPDVADQIMKSGSRNGLALMRGFLFWLQNNVHGDQFKPWVDDSKEQEVICLVD